From a single Columba livia isolate bColLiv1 breed racing homer unplaced genomic scaffold, bColLiv1.pat.W.v2 Scaffold_203, whole genome shotgun sequence genomic region:
- the LOC135577964 gene encoding olfactory receptor 14A16-like has product MSNSSSITQFLLLPFTDTRELQLLHFWLFLGIYLAALLGNGLIITTIAWDQHLHTPMYFFLLNLALLDLGSISTIVPKSMANSLWDTRAISCLGCAAQVFLSLFFISAEFYLLTVMSYDRYVAICKPLHYGTLLGSRACVHMAAAAWATGFLHALLHTANTFSLPLCKGNAVDQFFCEIPHIIKLSCSHSYLRELGLLAVSVCLAFVCFVFIVVSYVQIFRSVLRIPSEQGRHKAFSTCLPHLAVVSLFLSTGLLAYLKPPSISSPSLDLVVSVLYSVVPPAVNPLIYSMRNQELKDALCKLITRCFLKQ; this is encoded by the coding sequence atgtccaacagcagctccatcacccagttcctcctcctgccgttcacagacacacgggagctgcagctcttgcacttctggctcttcctgggcatctacctggctgccctcctgggcaacggcctcatcatcaccaccatagcctgggaccagcacctccacacccccatgtacttcttcctgctcaacctcgccctcctcgacctgggctccatctccaccattgtccccaaatccatggccaattccctctgggacaccagagCCATTTCCTGTTTAGGTTGTGCTGCGCAggtctttctgtctttgtttttcatttcagcagagttttatctcctcaccgtcatgtcgtacgaccgctacgttgccatctgcaaacccctgcactacgggaccctcctgggcagcagagcttgtgtccacatggcagcagctgcctgggccactgggtttctccatgcactgctgcacacggccaatacattttcactgcccctgtgcaagggcaatgctgtggaccagttcttctgtgaaatcccccacatcatcaagctctcctgctcacactcctacctcagggaacttgggcttcttgcgGTCAGTGTCTGTTTagcatttgtgtgttttgtgttcattgtggtgtcctatgtgcagatcttcaggtccgtgctgaggatcccctctgagcagggacgccacaaagccttttccacctgcctccctcacctggccgtggtctccctgttcctcagcactggcttgcttgcctacctgaagcccccctccatctcctccccatccctggacctggtggtgtctgttctgtactcagtggtgcctccagcagtgaaccccctcatctacagcatgaggaaccaggagctcaaggatgccctgtgcaaACTCATAACCCGCTGTTTTTTGAAGCAATAA